ccaggacccccagggccttttctgccaagctgctttccagctgggcggcCCCCAGCATGtgtattggtgcatggggttatccctcccctggtgcaggacttggcacttccccttgttgaactgcatgagattcctgtcagcccaattctccagcttgtcaaggtccctctggatggcagcatgactctCTGGCATATCAGCTGCTcctctcagtttggtgtcatctgcaaatggctgggggtacactctgccccatcatccagatcattaatgaagatgtcaaacaggACTGgatccagtattgacccctggggtataCCACTAGTTACTGCCTGTACTGGGAGGCTTGTGGAAGACATTGTATTCGAGGAGTTCATGATCTTGAATAGGCCATGTCTGCTCTATTGGGCCTTTTACTTAGGGCTTGAGAAGCCCGTATGTTAGTAATATAATCTCTAATTTATAATATCTTTGAGAAAGGTATTCAgcattgacccctggggtacaccgctagtcaCTGGCTTCCAACTAGACTTTGCGCTGCTACTGATCACCatcctctgggcccagccattcagccagttttcagtccgcCTCAccgtctgctcatccagcccatacatcaacagcttctccaTGAGGATCTTAAGGGAGACAGGgtcaaaggccttcctgaagtccaggtagacaatatccactgctctcccctcatctaccaagccaggcATTTCaccatagaaggttatcaggttggtcaagcaagacttccccttggtgaagccatgctgactactcctggtgatttttcttgtccttcatatgcctggaaatggtttccaggattagctgctccatcaccttcccagagatcaaggtgaggcttaccggcctgtagttccctgggtcctccttcttgcccttctcgaagataggagtgacatttgctttcctccagtcttcggGCACTTCTCCCAACCGCCATGATCgatcaaagataatcaagagtggcctagcaatgacatctgccagctccctcagcagtcgtgggtgcatcccatcagggcccacgGACTTATGTATGTCTGGTTttcttaagtattccctgacctgatcctcttccaccaagggtacatcttccttgctccagactttccttcTGGTCTCttgggcctgggattcctgaaggccggtCTTCCTagtaaagactaaggcaaagacagtgataaatatatatttatttattctgcagaTCAACAATACACAGATTTCTATGAATTGAAGAATGATGTAAGCTATTTGGAACagatagaattattttaaaaaacagtaaaggaTACACTGCAAAGGCCAAGACAAGCAGACACCAAACTACACTGATATTCATTTCTTGTGAGGGCTTCATGATACTGCAATAGGCTTCAGTCACCACATACACAACTGTAGCTGCAACAGTGAAATCCACCAGCCACtgatattcaggaaaataatgcAATGCTGAAAAATACAAGTTTGCAAATCTTAAAAGTACAATGATATTTTTAAGGCAATTACCAACATATACAAAAAGGGatgacaattaaaaattattttcaaataattgagGTCTAGATCCAATCTAGATCCAGATTATCCAAGTTAAGAGCCACTTATTTTTTCACTCAGCAACCTCTCCTTTTAACCTGAACTTCACTCTTCACCTCTGTTGCTTGATACTGGAATACCACTCAATAATTTATAAGGTTACaagattttactattttatcaTCTCAGCTTTTATGCATTAACCTGCTAACTTAAAAAATCATGGCTAATTTAGATCTCAAAATCAAGATAAAAAATGGTTATCCACTGAAGTCTAGCTACAATTCTAGGTAAGAGTTTTGATTCTCTGTTTAAGATTAAAAGCTCATTGACAATCTTTTAATGTACTATATATAAttgcttcctctttttctttaaaaaaaccaaacttaaaaCATTGATGGTTTGTTCTTCAAGATTTTGATAACATCTCTTGCATAGCAATAACTCATTGTGTAAACGCCATCCTAAACATTCTGGGGAACATACTGTGTTCCATGCAGGTTGGgtgatttaaaaagagagagttttttctttctcccatagATGCTAGGAACTGCAAAGAACAATTCTTGAACAACGAAGTGCAGTCTGCCcctctgtattgggtttgcgtggcaaggttttggtagcagggggggctacaggggtggcttctgtgagaagttgctagaagcttcccccatgtccgatagagccaatgccagttggctccaagacggacccgccgctggccaaggctgagacaatcagcaacggtggtagcgcctctgtgataacatattcaagaaggggggaaaaatttCCGCgcaacagcagccggaagagaggagtgagaatatgtgagagaaacaactctgcagacaccaaggtcagtgaagaaggagggggaggaggtgctccaggcgccagagcagagattcccctgcagcccatggtgaagaccatggtgaggcaggctgtccccctgcagcccatgggggtccgtggtggagcagatatccacctgcagcccttggaggaccccaggctggagcaggcggatgcgcccgaaggaggctgtgatcccatgggcagccagtgctggagcaggctcctggcaggaactgcagccccatggagagaggagcccatgctggagcaggtttgctggcaggacttgtgaccccatgggggacccacactggagcagtctgttcctgaaggactgcactctGTGGAAAGGAcacgtggaaaggacccacgcaggagcagttcgtgaagaactgcagcccatgggaaggacccacgttgcaAAAGTTCgggaaggactgtctcccgtgggagggaccccacactggagcaggggaaaagcgagaggaggaaggagtggcagacacaacgtgtgatgaactgaccgcaacccccattccccgtccccctgcgccgctcgagggggaggaggtagagaaatcgggagtgaagttgagcctgggaagaagggagggtggggggaaggcattttaaaattcGGTTTTATtcctcattatcctactctgatttgattggtaataaattaaattaatttccccaagtcgagtctggttttgcccgtgatggtaattgctgagtgatctctccctgtccttatctcgacccatgagcctttcattatattttttctctcccctgtccagctgaggagggggagtgatagagcagtttggtgggcacctggtggctagccaaggtcaacccaccacaccctcTCAAACACCTTCCTACATCAATGAGGTTAAAAAGTCACAGAATATTACTGAGCATTTGTCTTTTGACTACAAGGTATCTGATGTCAAAAACATGAAATTGGTTGAACTCAGGTATTTCAATGAAAGTCtgatatttattttgaaataactatTTGGTTAGATTtaacatatatttgcatatataactttttaaagatacttaaacCCTACACTTTTTCAGTATCTATAAACTGATGCTTGTTTTATTCTCGGGGAGACCCATTAATGCTATTACTTGAAGCAAATAACACTAATTGAAAATTGTGAATGCTTTGCTTACATGccagttttaaaaagctgtgcGTTTCTGTTACAGGTCTTTTCAGCACTGTCCTGGATAATTTAAGCTGCAACATCTCCTGCTCAGCActatgcttgcttgcttgcttgcttgctcacTTGCTTGCTTTCTATATTTATGCATACAATGCATGCATATAAAAATGTGGCTAGGAGGAAAATACGTATCACATGTATACATATCCATATATGACttttatgtaacagaaaaattgGTTATGTTTAAGGAGTCAAAAATTAGCATTTATAAAAAAGCCTattaactttcaaaacaaatgctGTGTATTTCTGCAGTGTTACTTTtggtttctaaatattttacttcaaaatttcAGATGTATGGGTGAAAGAACTAGGTGTCAGTGCTACAGTACATTTCCTATTTTAGAAGAGCAGAAAGTGTGTTTCAACATCTGCCAGTTATCATTTTCCTGTACAAAGCTATTTTTATGTCTGTTTCAAATACACTGAGTGATGTGATCCTTTTGGTGTTGTCTCATATTGCTAGGGATGCCTAATGCAGCAATAGATGTGCTTTATGCTGAATTTCACCTACTCATCCTTTATTCTAATACTGCTATTAAGATGTCACCCATAGAACAACGAAAGAGATTTAGCCctaatttttgctttctctctttctttataatCAGTTGTACTGTTATTCTTTCATTATCTATTGAAAAAAGATATTCCAGTATTTATTGCAAATAAACACTCGATAGAAAACAACATCAGGATATATTTGATATAATATGTTGTTATTTGCATCCACTTATTCTTACCTATAGTGTCCCTTTCAGTCACAGACTTTGTTTCCAGATGAAGATCAATGTCTTTTGGAATGGTTAGGGGCTTGTTTTCAATATGAccattatattttctgtaaaaaaaaaaaagtaaataaataaaatacacacaGATACAACAAAACTAACTTGTTCATTATATAATAGCATTTCAAATTTAAGTAGTATGCagaccattttttccccccacatacAAACATTTTCATCTAGCTAGGTAAAAGCATTAATTCAAGTTCAAATAAGCACATATCTTCAGAAACAACCAGGTATGTCAATAATTATTAGCTTTGCCTTGCAAGCCTCCGAAATACTACCGTGGTTACACATACAGGTCTAAATGTCATCTATATGTTATGTCCTGAGTATGTATTAGGACAGGATCTGGTGGGCACCATCTACTCCAACACACCAGTTTCCTCTGAAAGGAAGCTTCACTGTTCAGACAGGAAGGAAGCTATAGGGTGTGttatgaaaattcccttccctaactattATATCAATcagtctttatagtatgaaagtgtattaactttgttaatatatatattaGTTCACATTATACACTGTGATGTAATGAGGTAGTAGAATTTTActggagactttggtattgttcatgcttaagtaaaacaaactaaaggacagcccagccctggaaataaggactttgcttcttggaagcttagagctgtccatgaaggataaaggatacccCTGGACAACCAAGATAATgccagcatcctagcccctctgacacatctttgaaaccctcccagcgTCATCTGGCATCATAGATAAGTAACTAtagcaagactgactccagggacgtctggatcaatagacaagcaacaagaatgctgcagaaatatagttgctttgcaaagttttccTATGATTAGTAATCGGTAGTGTGGGTGTTAGTGATTAGTCAAATCGTGTTGTACCTGAATGTTTGAAGAGTATAAGAACCCCGTGTAAAACCACATCCAGGGTGCCCCAATTTGGCTGGGACACTTCAtgcacatgaataaatatttaccctTATAATTCTATACTTTGCGTCCTAGCCTCTCTCCTCGGTTGGCATGGGCCAGTTACAAATTTTTGTGACAGGTGTTCCAATTGGTTCCCCCAGCCTTAACAGTTTATTGATATGACTACAGGTACAGTGCAGAACATATCCACCCTGCCATAGaaatacactgaagaaaatcAAAGCTAATTTGAGACTTTTCAGTTGAGGTCTAGGCCAGTAGACTAAAAGACAGCAGTGTTAAAGTCTTTGGATTGAAAGTAAGTAAATGAGTAAGACATGCTTGGGAGTGTTAATTTATTGATCATTCATTGGAAATAACAAGCAATAATCGATCTCAGAAGATAACCAAAGttgttaggaaaaaataaatatcacattttcaaaatagcattGGGTCCTTTTGTCACAATAGGGTGCTTAGCAAGTATGTCACCTGAGCTGGACTAACCTAGATCCTTGAAAGATCTATCCTACTAGCCATCAAGCAAAGATAAATTTAAGATAGTTTTCTAATCTAAAAGGAAACGTAAAAATACCATACTTATTTCAATTCATATCCTGCTTATGAAAATAAGCCCCAAAAAATGTATCACTGTATTAGTAATCCTAGAAAactaatacaatttaaaaaataataacccaGCATGCTCTCTTTGGGCAAAGCAACAAAGTAAAGTACATTGTGATGCAGAGGCAGGGTTCAAAGCTGTGTTCCAGGTTTTAACCACTCCTGCACAGCATGACAGCAATATACAGAAGCTTCATAAAGAATCACACAAAGATCCATTTACTCCTATCATACTAGGTGGCTATTTGCTTATACAAAGGGAAAGAATAAGGCGAGCAAAGGTTGATCTTCACACTGCTAAAACCCTTCCTGGCTTCCAGCATTAAGCAACTTGGGGATAACCTGAGCCAGGGATTGCAACCTCTGAAATAATCATTTTTAATAAGTGACATGAATTTGTTGAATACCTTTCTGAACcagtctgaaataaaagtatCTTGCAGCAGCAAGTTCCACAATTTGTGTCCCAAATTAAAAAGTGCTTAAACCTACTCTAATTTAATTCATCATCTCCTTGTATAACATGGCAGTAAGTTTATTACTCCCTATCCACCTTCTTGCAAAGTGGATACATACCTCTAGCAAAACTGTCCCTCAATCAGTTACTAGACTAGTAAATCTTAGCCTACTCCTCCTTATGTGGAAGCCTTACTTCTAGTCATCAGTTGGCCTTTTCTAGTTCTACTAAATAGTCTTTGAAATACGGTACAAACAAAAGTACGTCTTATAACATAGAATATGAAGTTAGATTATGTTTTCCAATTGGGATAGTGCTTTTTCCCGGTGATCGCGCGAAGGCCAGCTTGCTTTTGTCCCGTTTGGGATTTTTAACCCCCTGCTCAGTCTGCGCCAGAGGGGGCAGAGTGTGGCAGAGTACACCGCGGATTTCCTGCGCATGTCGCCGGAgctgaattgggggggggggccctgtgtGACCTTTTGTTACCCCTCTGTATTCATGGCCTGGCCGGCGATGTTCATACAGAGGTAGCCCGAAGGCTGGCGCCGGAAGATTTTGCAGGTTGCCACTAAACGTGCTTCTGAAGCGGAGCAGCTTTTGCGCTTGCCTGGTTCTGCTCCGGTTTCGggcccccgctccctcccggcgccccccccccccccccccgcttggCGGGGGGTCAGGCACCATGCTGGCGGTGCCGGGAGTGGGACCCGTGTGGCCGGGACGGGAGCTCGGACCGCGGTGGCTCCTCCCCGAGTCCGCCCTGGCCGCCTCCGCCCTGCTACTCGCGGCGGGGTGGAACCCATTGCAACTCGAGGCAGGGTTTGCCCagtccccctctccccctgctgAGGACTCTGCCGAGGAGACGGTTGATTTGGCTACCTTTGGGAGCAGTTGGGATTTTCCACCGTTTTCTGAACTGTCCCTTTCAGCGCCCGGTATTGTGGGGTCGAGAAACAGCTCCGGCCAGCGCGGAAAGGGAGGTCGCCGCCGGCGTAGATGGGGCGAGCCCAGGTGCCCCGCTCCTCACGGTGTCGGTCTCGCTTCCGCTCCCGGACGGCAGAGCGGTCGCTGCTGAGGCCCTGGTGGACTCTGGCTCTTGTAGGAATATGATTTCTGCAGAGTCTGTAAAAAAGGCTCGTGCGCCAATAGAGCGCCGATCTGTCCCTTGCCCTATTTTTGCTACTGACGGGAAACCCGCCGACGGTGGTCCCACTGAGTGGCAGACCCCGCTCCTGCAGCTCTCCGTCGCCCCAGGATGTTGggagtttatttctttttctgtcctctctaTGCCCTTTTATCCAATCATTCTGGGCACGCCTTGGTTAGTCCGGCACGATCCGGTGGTCGGTTGGGCACAGAGACGAATTTACCTTCCTGTGGGTGAAGTGCGGGGGTTGCTGCTGcctcccgccgcagccggcgggatACAGCGCTCTCTCCCGGTGCCGGTTGCTGGCCAGGGTTCCGAGCAGGCCCTAGTGCCCGCCGGGTGTCCCGTGCCGGCAGCGCCAACTCCCCCGAGCCCCCTGCTGGCCTGTTGGGGGCGCTGCCGCCAAAATTTAGGGACTTTTTGGACGTTTTTGAGCAAAAGCGAGCAGAGACCTTAACACACATCCACCCACACCCACCCCCCATCGGGTGTATGATTGTTCCATCGAGCTGTTCCCAGACGCTCCTCTCCCTTCGGGCCATATCTGTCCTCTGTTACAGCCAGAGATGGTGGCCTTGAAGGCTTATACCGAGGATGGTTTAGCCTGGGGTTTTATTCAATAATCCACTTCCCTCCCTTGGTGCCACTATAATTTTTGTAAAGAAGGATGGAAGCTTGAGGCCATGTGTGGAGTATCAGGGATTGAATAATATTGCCATCAAGAACCCAGTACCCCCTGCCCCTCATTCCTGAATTGTTGAAGCATTTACAGGGGGCATGCTGGTTTACTAAAGTGGCTTATAATCTTATTTGTGTTCATCAGGGCAACGAGTGGAAAACAGCCTTTGTTTGCACATGTGGCCATTTTGAGTATCGTGTGATACCTTTTGGCCTGTGTAATGCCCCTGCTACCTTTCAGGGCTTTATCAACAATGTTTTCTGTGACTTGTCCTTGCACATCTGGATGACATTTTAGTTTACTCGAGGATGTGGGAGGAACATGTTGTTCATGTTCGAGAGGTTCTCTCCCACCTTTGGCGTCACTGCCTTTATGCAAGGCTGGAGAAGTATGCCTTCTTCCAACAGCGTATAGACTTCCTGGGTTACTCAATTGCCCCCGAGGGTGTGAGCACAGACGTGAAAAAGATTGATGCCGTTCTTTGTTGGCAGTCTCCCTTGATGGTTTGTGGTGTGTGCAGCGCTTTTTGGGCTTTGCTAATTTTTATTGGTGTTTTACTTGGAATTTTGTTCAAAAGGTTGCCCCGCTCACAGCACTGACTCAATAAGGGTGTCCCTTTTCAGCAGACACACGAGGTTCAGGAGGCCTTTGATGACTTGAAGCAGGCGTTTACGATGGTCCCGGTTTTGGCCCACCTGGATACCAGTCATCCTTTTGTGTTGAAGGCAGATGCTTCTGCCCATGCCATGAGGGCAGTACTTTCTCAGTGTAGTTCACTGGATGGACAGCTTCATCCTTGTGCCTATTTCTCCTGCCAGTtgactgctgcagagaggaattACGATGCCTGGGATGAAGAGTTGCTGGCCATGGGGGAGGCGTGTGCTGAGTGGAGGCACCTTCTTGTGGGTCCTGCTGAGCCCCCTTTGGTTCTGACTGACCATCGAAATCCGGAATATTTTAGGAACCTGAAGTGCCTCTCTCCCAGTTGGTTCGTTGGGCAACTTTTCGCTCTCAGTTTCCATTTACTGTCACCTACAGGCTGGGTAAACAGAATGGCAGGGCAGATGCCCTGTCACGTCAGGAAGCCTCAGCGGGAGATGCTGAGGCAGATCTGCTCCcctgtcatttttctctctgcaaaattTTTTTGCGGCTGTGCCAGCCAATACCTTGGTTCTGTGCATCGGGTGATGGCCGGTGATCCTTTGGCCATGCGGTTTTGGGCAGGGGATACTTCACAGAATCTGCAGGAGAAGGATGGTTGTCTGTATCACGACGAGCGGCTATATATCCCTGCCGACCCGCTGCGCACACAAGGTCCTTCAGCGCTGTCATGATGCACTGACAGCAGGGCACGGTGGTCATCAGAAGACTGCATCAAGTCACACAGAGCTACTGGTGGCCTATGGCGCATGCTGATGTTGCAAGCTACATTCAGGCTTGTGATGTCCATGCCAGGGCCAAGAGACTGATGCAGAGGCTACGGGGACTATTACAACCCTTACAAACTCCTGAGCGGCCATGGCAAATTATTTCAATGGATTTTACTGTGGACTTGCCTGTGTCTCAGGGGCATACAGCGAGCGGTGCTTGCGGTGGTGCACTTGTTTACGAAGGTGGCTATTTTTGTTCCGCTAAAGAGGCTGCCCATGGCCCCTCAGACTGCATACTTGGTTTTGCAGCTATTGCTTCACTGTCATGGTCTGCCAGATAGCATGGTGACAGGTGAAGGGGCCCAGTTTACTGCCCAGTTCTTGAGGCAGCTTATGGGCCTGCTGGGGGTCCAACTCTGTCTTTCCACCCTTTAATCACCCACAGTCTAATGGTCAGATGGAGCAGGTAAACCAGATCCTGGAGCAGCATCTCCACTGTTATATTAATTAACATCAAGATGACTGGGTCTCTCTGTTACCGTTGGCAGAATTTGCACATAACAGCAGTGTCCACTCTTCCACGCAGCAGACCCCTTTTTACACAACAGTACGGTTTTCATCCCCGTGACCACCCAGCTACTCCAGTGGCTGTCCAGGGGTTTTCTCCTGAGGACTCCCTTGAGCGGTTGCAGTATATGTATTTGTTTCTTcaagagcagctggaaaaagcaaaggctgcttaCAAAGACTACGCAGATAGTCATCGGTGACCAGCGCCGGACTTTGTGGTTGGGGACTATGTTTGGTTGTCCGGTGAACGTGTTTGTTCTGTGCATCCTTCTTCCAAGTTGGACCACCATTACCTGGGCCTGTATAAAATCCGGTTGCGTTCCATCTGCACCTTCTACGCACTCTCAATATTCACCCATTGTTCACGTCTCCCTGTTAAAACCTGTTCACCCGGATCCCTTCCAGTGGCAACCTCTACCTCCATCTCCAGTTATGGTCCAGGGCCAGAGAGAATATCGTGTCTGGGATATTTTGGGTTCCAGGATATCCTGGGGTACCCTGCAGTATTTGATTGATTGGGTGGGTCATGGCCCAGAGGTTCCTGGGCGCCTGTTATCCTGCTAAGTTTGGTCCACTGGAGGATGTGGGGGCACACCCTAGGTGAAGGAAGGAGATAGATAGTGTCAGGGTTACATAGGTATCCGTTCAAAGGAGATGATCTTCTGTAAATTTTAAGTCTTCAGCTGCCATTGTTGTGTTATCAGGAGAGCTAATAAAACTGgctagcaggcagagctcagcctcttctGAGCTACTGCCTGCAAGAGCCTTCGAATCTTATGTCTTTGTCTCTTGTCTTGGGCCTGCCCTGACAAGCAGCTTCTTCAGAGAACAGAGGTATATCCACTGACTGAAAATTAAGGTTATTATACATCCTATTGTTACAATAGCAAAGTAAAGAAAGCAGCATTTAAGTCTCCACATTACCATCCTGATTCCCTCTGAAGTTTCATATCCATCTGTCAATAAAATGTACCTTATTACAAACAACTACATACAcatattaaaactgtattttcttggtTAGATATTAATGTACTATGATAAATACAACAATCATAATAATTAAATTACACCAACAGAATTTGACTGTTTAGACATGAAAACGTAGCACCACATTTGAAACATTACATGCAAAAGTTTAACAGGTGAAAAAGGACTTAATGCAAATAGGTGAACTGTGATACAGTTTTCTACCAAGCTTCACAGTAAATTTTTCCAAGATTACAAAATTTAAGCTCATACGTAAGTACACATTAACATGCCATGCTTCCACACAGCAGAGAGCATATGATTGCCCTGGTGAAAGTGAGAATATGCATGCTTTGGATGGCAGAAGATTGCCAAGGTTGAGGAAAGGCATTCGGTGTAAAGTGCAATTAGTATTTGGCAATGCAattgtgttttcctgtttaaGGCTCGTATTGGTGAAACATGTAACTTAAAGTTATAGTTATgtaactgaagttattttaaatattaataaatatcaCTGGTTAAATGCACAGTTATAAATTGTAATACTATTAACTATTTTGCTTCAATTTGTTACAGAAAACTTGGataaaatgatttttctgaatattaaaGAATATTGTGACAAACGTGTAATATCGAAGTATTATATATTAAAGAAAAGGCTTAATTTTTTAGCCCAACATTTGGCAAATAAGGTTGCTACCCATGTAGCTTAAgtaagaaattgaaaaaaaaattgctttgattttatGATGAACAGGTTATATGTGCAGTTTATGAATTAACACAAAAGTTAGATATTAAGAATTTTAAGAGAGCAGTTtatattggaataaaaaaaaaaaaaaaaagaccaatgtcACCAAAAAGCAAGTCACTGggtatttgttttaaacatagcCAATTCAGAAATCTTGCATAAACATAGCAAGCTCCACCACCTCAAGATCGGTCTTGGTTCTTGCCCCAATTATGCTTCTGGTGAGGCTGTTCCAGAGCTTCATGACTGAAGATCAGAAATCTGTTTCCAGCTTAAGTTGATAGACAGCTATCCTATCCTTCTCAGACTCTTTTTGCTAGG
Above is a genomic segment from Mycteria americana isolate JAX WOST 10 ecotype Jacksonville Zoo and Gardens chromosome Z unlocalized genomic scaffold, USCA_MyAme_1.0 Scaffold_18, whole genome shotgun sequence containing:
- the LOC142402876 gene encoding transmembrane protein 161B-like — encoded protein: MAKGSPAITRCTEPRRAQNDWIKGHREDRKRNKLPTSWGDGELQERGLPLSGTTVGGFPVSSKNRARDRSALYWRTSLFYRLCRNHIPTRARVHQGLSSDRSAVRERKRDRHREERGTWARPIYAGGDLPFRAGRSCFSTPQYRALKGTVQKTVENPNCSQRKYNGHIENKPLTIPKDIDLHLETKSVTERDTIALHYFPEYQWLVDFTVAATVVYVVTEAYCSIMKPSQEMNISVVWCLLVLAFAVKILFSLTTHYFIVEDGGERSVCVTFGFFFFVKAMAILIVTESYLEFGLESGFSNFSESAMQFLEKQGLESQTLLHINFLAPLLMVLLWVKPITKDYIMNPSLGKESVPL